One window of the Candidatus Nanopelagicales bacterium genome contains the following:
- the dtd gene encoding D-aminoacyl-tRNA deacylase — protein MRAVVQRADGARVEVAGEVVGSFDGPGLVVLVGVTHDDTAEVARRLAAKVHDLRLFESARVRAADGHVPPDGPRELSASDLGLPLLVISQFTLYGQTRKGRRPTWDAAAPGDVAAPLVDEVVAELRRRGARVETGVFGADMRVSLTNDGPVTVSLEL, from the coding sequence ATGCGGGCGGTGGTGCAGCGGGCGGACGGCGCCCGCGTCGAGGTGGCGGGGGAGGTCGTCGGGTCCTTCGACGGACCAGGACTGGTCGTCCTCGTCGGCGTCACCCACGACGACACCGCCGAGGTCGCCCGCCGGCTGGCGGCCAAGGTGCACGACCTGCGGCTGTTCGAGTCCGCGCGGGTCCGCGCTGCCGACGGGCACGTCCCTCCCGACGGTCCCCGGGAGCTGTCCGCCTCCGACCTCGGGCTGCCGCTGCTCGTGATCAGCCAGTTCACGCTGTACGGCCAGACCCGCAAGGGCCGGCGACCCACCTGGGACGCGGCGGCCCCCGGCGACGTCGCCGCTCCGCTGGTCGACGAGGTGGTGGCCGAGCTGCGGCGCCGGGGCGCGCGGGTGGAGACCGGGGTGTTCGGCGCCGACATGCGGGTGTCGCTGACCAACGACGGCCCGGTCACCGTCTCCCTGGAGCTGTGA
- a CDS encoding folate-binding protein → MTDRTATRPPSATLALPGACPPPDGSPDAGVPWHYGDPHREQRSLAAGAGAVDLSHRGVLTVTGPDRAGWLHSLTTQALETWGAGDSALALILSPHGHVEHELHLVDDGQTTWITVEPGTAPALAAYLDSMRFLMRVEVADVTDAWGVVAEPVDGPDPDRVTWLVPPDYAGTGSVDAGRDRGGDASRYVPLRPAAFPGREVLVPRAAVADRVAGSGAPAGTWAREALRVAAAVPRLGFETDHRTLPHEVGWVGPAVHLAKGCYRGQEAVARVHNLGRPPRRLVLLHLDGSTGELPGHADPVLLDGREVGWVGSVARHHELGPIATAVVRRATPTDAVLVAGGVPAGQEVVVAAG, encoded by the coding sequence ATGACCGACCGCACCGCGACACGTCCCCCGTCGGCCACGCTGGCGCTGCCCGGCGCCTGCCCGCCCCCCGACGGCAGCCCGGACGCGGGAGTGCCGTGGCACTACGGGGACCCGCACCGCGAGCAGCGGTCCCTCGCTGCGGGCGCGGGCGCGGTCGACCTGTCCCACCGCGGCGTGCTCACGGTCACCGGACCCGACCGGGCCGGCTGGCTGCACAGCCTGACGACGCAGGCGCTGGAGACGTGGGGTGCGGGGGACAGTGCGCTGGCGCTGATCCTCAGTCCGCACGGCCACGTCGAGCACGAGCTGCACCTCGTCGACGACGGGCAGACCACCTGGATCACGGTGGAGCCGGGCACTGCGCCGGCGCTCGCGGCGTACCTGGACTCGATGCGCTTCCTGATGCGGGTGGAGGTCGCCGACGTCACCGACGCGTGGGGCGTCGTGGCGGAGCCGGTCGACGGACCGGATCCGGACCGCGTGACCTGGCTGGTGCCCCCGGACTACGCGGGGACCGGCAGCGTCGACGCGGGTCGGGATCGTGGCGGGGACGCCTCGCGGTACGTGCCCCTGCGCCCGGCCGCGTTCCCCGGCCGCGAGGTGCTGGTGCCCCGCGCTGCGGTCGCCGACCGGGTGGCCGGCTCCGGGGCGCCCGCGGGGACCTGGGCCCGGGAGGCGCTGCGGGTCGCGGCCGCCGTCCCGCGGCTGGGGTTCGAGACCGACCATCGCACCCTGCCGCACGAGGTGGGCTGGGTCGGGCCGGCAGTGCACCTGGCCAAGGGCTGCTACCGCGGTCAGGAGGCGGTGGCGCGGGTGCACAACCTCGGTCGGCCCCCGCGCCGGCTGGTGCTGCTGCATCTCGACGGCAGCACCGGCGAGCTGCCCGGGCACGCGGACCCCGTGCTGCTGGACGGACGCGAGGTGGGGTGGGTGGGCTCGGTCGCCCGGCACCACGAGCTGGGACCGATCGCGACGGCGGTGGTCCGCCGGGCCACGCCCACCGACGCCGTGCTGGTGGCCGGCGGAGTGCCGGCCGGCCAGGAGGTCGTGGTCGCGGCGGGGTAG
- a CDS encoding Fur family transcriptional regulator — protein sequence MAGTDDWDRRLRAGGYRITPQRQLVLEAVNQLRHGTPDEILAEVQRTATGVNLSTVYRTLEVLEDVGLVTHAHIGHGAPTYHTVEEEAHIHLVCDRCGRVESVEAAVAEPFCQALLERRGFVTDVTHVSVHGICRDCAGKTGTGPGR from the coding sequence ATGGCGGGAACCGACGACTGGGACCGGCGGTTGCGGGCCGGGGGCTACCGGATCACCCCCCAGCGCCAGCTGGTGCTCGAGGCCGTCAACCAGCTGCGGCACGGCACGCCGGACGAGATCCTCGCGGAGGTCCAGCGCACCGCCACCGGCGTGAACCTGTCGACGGTGTACCGGACCCTCGAGGTGCTCGAGGACGTCGGCCTGGTCACGCACGCGCACATCGGGCACGGCGCACCGACCTACCACACGGTCGAGGAGGAGGCGCACATCCACCTGGTCTGCGACCGGTGCGGGCGGGTGGAGAGCGTCGAGGCGGCCGTCGCCGAGCCGTTCTGCCAGGCACTGCTGGAGCGGCGCGGCTTCGTCACGGACGTGACCCACGTGTCCGTGCACGGCATCTGCCGCGACTGTGCCGGGAAGACCGGGACGGGTCCGGGTCGTTGA
- a CDS encoding FABP family protein: MPGGAAADGSAESSRPDLPAELLPLSWLIGRWMGVGLGQYPTIDDFRFAQEVQFSTDGRPFLSYWSRSWLLDDDGQRVRPTATETGFWRPRPDNRVEVTLTHPTGYVEIWYGRVEVTEITGDVITGARAELRTDLVARTESAKPYEAGHRLFGLVEGDLLWTYDMAAVGQPLQNHLSARLRPAQD, encoded by the coding sequence GTGCCCGGCGGGGCCGCGGCCGACGGGTCGGCCGAGTCCTCGCGCCCCGACCTGCCCGCGGAGCTACTGCCGCTGTCGTGGCTGATCGGCCGCTGGATGGGGGTCGGGCTGGGCCAGTACCCCACCATCGACGACTTCCGCTTCGCGCAGGAGGTGCAGTTCAGCACCGACGGCCGCCCCTTCCTGAGCTACTGGTCGCGCAGCTGGCTGCTCGACGACGACGGACAGCGGGTCCGGCCCACCGCCACCGAGACCGGGTTCTGGCGGCCCCGCCCGGACAACCGGGTCGAGGTGACGCTGACGCACCCCACCGGGTACGTGGAGATCTGGTACGGCCGGGTCGAGGTCACCGAGATCACCGGCGACGTGATCACCGGCGCGCGGGCGGAGCTGCGCACCGACCTGGTCGCCCGGACCGAGTCGGCCAAGCCGTACGAGGCCGGGCACCGGCTCTTCGGACTGGTCGAGGGCGATCTGCTCTGGACCTACGACATGGCCGCGGTCGGGCAGCCGCTGCAGAACCACCTGTCGGCGCGGCTGCGCCCGGCGCAGGACTGA
- a CDS encoding DUF4395 domain-containing protein: MQIDPRGPRFGAAVTTVVLALSLVWLPAAAGVALLAAQTVVFALGALVGLGAQPYGIVFRRLVRPRLGPPVELEAAAPPRFAQAVGLAFALAALLALLAGATVVATAAVGLALAAAFLNAAFGYCLGCEVYLLARRVRAPRAATR; encoded by the coding sequence GTGCAGATCGACCCCCGTGGTCCGCGCTTCGGCGCGGCCGTCACCACCGTCGTGCTCGCCCTGTCCCTGGTCTGGCTGCCCGCAGCGGCGGGCGTGGCCCTGCTGGCCGCCCAGACCGTCGTCTTCGCCCTCGGCGCGCTGGTCGGGCTCGGCGCCCAGCCGTACGGCATCGTCTTCCGGCGCCTGGTGCGCCCGCGGCTGGGTCCCCCGGTCGAGCTGGAGGCCGCCGCGCCACCGCGGTTCGCCCAGGCGGTGGGTCTGGCGTTCGCGCTGGCGGCGCTGCTCGCCCTGCTGGCCGGGGCCACGGTGGTCGCCACTGCCGCGGTCGGACTGGCACTGGCGGCCGCGTTCCTCAACGCGGCATTCGGCTACTGCCTGGGCTGCGAGGTGTACCTGCTCGCCCGACGGGTCCGGGCGCCTCGGGCTGCCACCCGCTGA
- a CDS encoding thioredoxin family protein yields the protein MTGVWVVLAVLAAATAFGLWRRATDGRVRDVPTAGPVAVPPAGAPVPVPDDAAPVAVDSPDAAHHGGERLSAADLGGPLGERATLVQFSTAFCAPCRATHRVLDEIAGMVPGVAHVEIDAESHLDLVRRFDVLRTPTVLVLDRDGALRKRASGLPRKADVIAALGEVL from the coding sequence ATGACCGGTGTGTGGGTGGTCCTCGCGGTGCTCGCGGCGGCGACCGCGTTCGGGCTGTGGCGCCGCGCCACCGACGGCCGGGTCCGCGACGTCCCGACAGCCGGCCCGGTCGCGGTGCCACCCGCGGGCGCGCCGGTCCCGGTGCCTGACGATGCCGCCCCGGTGGCTGTGGACAGCCCGGACGCCGCGCACCACGGCGGGGAGCGGCTCAGCGCGGCCGACCTCGGTGGTCCGCTGGGGGAGCGGGCCACGCTGGTGCAGTTCTCGACCGCGTTCTGCGCCCCCTGCCGCGCGACGCACCGGGTGCTGGACGAGATCGCAGGGATGGTCCCCGGCGTCGCCCACGTCGAGATCGACGCCGAGTCCCACCTGGACCTGGTCCGCCGCTTCGACGTCCTGCGCACCCCGACGGTGCTGGTCCTCGACCGCGACGGCGCGTTGCGCAAGCGGGCCTCCGGCCTGCCGCGCAAGGCCGACGTCATCGCGGCGCTGGGCGAGGTGCTGTGA
- a CDS encoding alpha/beta fold hydrolase codes for MRTDPAAHLERRTLVTDDGIPLSAAHRRGPSDVAVVLAHGFSGSWRRPAVLRVVEGLAPYAGVVAVDLRGHGASGGRSTLGHLEVLDVDAALRWARLLGYPTVVTVGFSMGGSVVVRHAALHGGTDAVISVSGPAYWYYRGTPVMRRLHRAVDSRVGRAVVRTALRTRLDRPPWPDPPPIPPVEAAALLGRTPLLVVHGDQDRFFPQEHATALHTAATRAAGADVAELWWEHGFGHAEAAIPAELLDRMGLWARMRTGNNALPSPRWRAS; via the coding sequence ATGCGGACCGACCCCGCGGCCCACCTGGAGCGGCGCACCCTCGTCACCGACGACGGGATCCCCCTATCGGCCGCGCACCGCCGCGGTCCCTCCGACGTCGCCGTGGTGCTCGCGCACGGGTTCTCCGGCTCGTGGCGACGCCCCGCGGTGCTGCGGGTGGTCGAGGGGCTGGCCCCGTACGCCGGGGTCGTGGCCGTCGACCTGCGCGGCCACGGCGCCTCCGGCGGGCGGTCCACCCTGGGTCACCTCGAGGTCCTCGACGTCGACGCGGCGCTGCGGTGGGCGCGGCTGCTCGGCTATCCGACGGTGGTCACCGTCGGCTTCTCCATGGGCGGCTCGGTGGTGGTCCGGCACGCTGCCCTGCACGGCGGGACCGACGCCGTCATCAGCGTGAGCGGGCCGGCGTACTGGTACTACCGCGGCACCCCGGTGATGCGGCGGCTGCACCGCGCCGTGGACAGCCGCGTGGGCCGGGCGGTCGTCCGCACCGCGCTGCGCACCCGGCTGGACCGGCCGCCCTGGCCGGATCCGCCGCCCATCCCGCCGGTGGAGGCCGCCGCCCTCCTCGGCCGTACGCCGCTGCTCGTGGTGCACGGCGACCAGGACCGGTTCTTCCCGCAGGAGCACGCGACCGCGCTGCACACCGCGGCCACCCGCGCGGCCGGGGCGGACGTCGCGGAGCTGTGGTGGGAGCACGGCTTCGGGCACGCGGAGGCCGCGATCCCGGCGGAGCTGCTGGACCGGATGGGGCTGTGGGCGCGGATGCGGACCGGGAACAACGCGCTGCCCTCCCCGCGTTGGCGAGCGTCATGA
- a CDS encoding response regulator transcription factor: MRLLLLTHSVEPSAEVLPALGLLAHHVRILPAEVGALIDAPPCDLILVDGRRDLPQVRSLCRLVRQTGVEVPLVLVATEGGLAAVHVDWGIDEVLLDSAGPAEVEARLRLAVGRLAQAEGGRGDEPDQIRSGELVVDEATYTARLKGRALDLTFKEFELLKFLAQHPGRVFTRAQLLQEVWGYDYFGGTRTVDVHVRRLRAKLGVEHEQLIGTVRNVGYRFVPERTDEATRATLADDETDRTDARAADGDPVPGAAWATASAPGASRPARR, translated from the coding sequence GTGCGGCTGCTGCTGCTCACGCACTCGGTCGAGCCGTCGGCGGAGGTGCTGCCCGCGCTGGGCCTGCTGGCCCACCACGTGCGGATCCTGCCCGCCGAGGTCGGTGCCCTGATCGACGCTCCCCCGTGCGACCTGATCCTGGTGGACGGCCGACGCGACCTGCCGCAGGTGCGCAGCCTGTGCCGGCTGGTCCGCCAGACCGGCGTGGAGGTCCCCCTGGTGCTGGTCGCGACCGAGGGCGGCCTGGCCGCCGTCCACGTCGACTGGGGCATCGACGAGGTGCTGTTGGACTCCGCCGGCCCGGCCGAGGTGGAGGCGCGGCTGCGGCTCGCGGTCGGGCGGCTGGCCCAGGCCGAGGGCGGCCGCGGCGACGAGCCGGACCAGATCCGCAGCGGGGAGCTCGTGGTCGACGAGGCCACCTACACGGCGCGCCTGAAGGGCCGGGCCCTGGACCTGACGTTCAAGGAGTTCGAGCTGCTGAAGTTCCTCGCCCAGCACCCCGGCCGGGTCTTCACCCGGGCCCAGCTGCTGCAGGAGGTCTGGGGCTACGACTACTTCGGCGGCACCCGCACGGTCGACGTGCACGTCCGCCGGCTGCGGGCCAAGCTCGGCGTCGAGCACGAGCAGCTGATCGGCACCGTCCGCAACGTGGGCTACCGGTTCGTGCCCGAGCGCACCGACGAGGCGACCCGCGCCACCCTGGCCGACGACGAGACGGACCGCACGGACGCCCGGGCCGCGGACGGGGACCCCGTGCCCGGCGCCGCGTGGGCCACGGCGTCGGCTCCGGGGGCCTCCCGGCCGGCACGCCGGTGA
- the mshD gene encoding mycothiol synthase: MTPGPAAPLRTEVLTRLDPVEVDRVALLIERVTEADGVRPLSEHVMLHLRYGGDYDVRHVLVWADEPTGEELAGYGHLDVTDPVEGPSAELAVSPRYRRRHVGRRIVETLLGETSDGAMRLWAHGEQAASGRLARAMGFQRTRVLWQMRRSLYAPLPRPALPPGVSLRTFEVGRDEAEWVRLNARAFVELPDQGGWTEQDLCRRMQEPWFDPHGFLVAERDGRMVGFHWTKVHGGEVHVHGDGGADDPPHVHLEHGHEPIGEVYVVGVDPDEQGHGLGRALTVAGLQHLRGIGLPAAMLYVDATNIPAIRVYEGLGFTRWDTDVLYRR; encoded by the coding sequence GTGACCCCCGGGCCCGCGGCCCCCCTGCGCACCGAGGTCCTCACCCGGCTCGACCCGGTCGAGGTGGACCGCGTCGCCCTGCTCATCGAGCGGGTGACCGAGGCCGACGGGGTGCGCCCGCTGTCCGAGCACGTGATGCTGCACCTGCGCTACGGCGGCGACTACGACGTGCGGCACGTCCTCGTCTGGGCCGACGAGCCGACGGGTGAGGAGCTGGCCGGCTACGGCCACCTCGACGTCACCGACCCGGTCGAGGGCCCCAGCGCCGAGCTCGCGGTGAGCCCCCGCTACCGGCGTCGCCACGTCGGCCGGCGGATCGTCGAGACCCTGCTCGGGGAGACCTCCGACGGCGCCATGCGACTGTGGGCGCACGGGGAGCAGGCCGCGTCCGGCCGGCTGGCGCGGGCCATGGGCTTCCAGCGGACGCGGGTGCTGTGGCAGATGCGGCGGTCGCTGTACGCCCCGCTGCCCCGCCCGGCCCTGCCCCCCGGGGTCTCGCTGCGCACCTTCGAGGTCGGCCGGGACGAGGCGGAGTGGGTCCGCCTGAACGCCCGGGCGTTCGTCGAGCTGCCCGACCAGGGCGGCTGGACCGAGCAGGACCTGTGCCGGCGGATGCAGGAGCCGTGGTTCGACCCCCACGGGTTCCTGGTGGCAGAGCGCGACGGGCGGATGGTCGGCTTCCACTGGACGAAGGTGCACGGCGGGGAGGTGCACGTCCACGGCGACGGCGGGGCGGACGACCCGCCGCACGTCCACCTGGAGCACGGGCACGAGCCGATCGGCGAGGTCTATGTCGTCGGCGTGGACCCCGACGAGCAGGGCCACGGCCTCGGCCGGGCGCTGACCGTCGCCGGGCTGCAGCACCTGCGGGGGATCGGCCTGCCCGCCGCGATGCTGTACGTCGACGCCACGAACATCCCCGCGATCCGGGTGTACGAGGGCCTGGGGTTCACCCGCTGGGACACCGACGTGCTGTACCGCCGCTGA
- a CDS encoding RNA degradosome polyphosphate kinase: MSTDELTVAAVPAVAPEPESEESPAEALPADRFLDREISWLAFNQRVLELAEDPDLPVLDRAKFLAIFASNLDEFFMVRVAGLKRRIATGIAVRAASGLTPREVLEAILERSHKLMLRQAEDFRREVLPELADKGIEILRWDGLTELERSEVSVLFRERVFPVLTPLAVDPSHPFPYISGLSLNLAVVVRNPATGTELFARVKVPPLLDRFIHLGHERFVPLEDVIAAHLGELFPGMEVLQHHTFRVTRNEDLEVEEDDAENLLKALERELTRRRFGPPVRLEVEQSIDPYVLDLLVSELGVSEQEVFRLPGPLDLTGLWGIYALDRPDLKQTPFVPKTSRELSEVETASPPDVLDVMRQRDVLVHHPYDSFSTSVQRFLEQAAADPHVLAIKQTLYRTSGDSPIVDALIDAAEAGKQVLALVEIKARFDEQANISWGRKLEQAGVHVVYGLVGLKTHCKLSMVVRDDGDVLRRYCHLGTGNYHPKTARLYEDYGLLTTDPVVGEDVARLFNVLSGYSMSTEYDRLLVAPHSIRIGLVERIEREIEHHRAGRPARIRFKCNSIVDERITDALYRASQAGVPVDIWVRGICAVRPGVPGLSDNIRVTSILGRFLEHSRAYEFLNGGDPEVWIGSADLMHRNLDRRVETLVSLGAPEHIEEISNLFDFALDPRTASWHLSADGSWERRLRDQEGEPLVDYQETLIRLKQVRGKHK, encoded by the coding sequence ATGAGTACCGACGAGCTCACGGTGGCCGCGGTGCCCGCCGTCGCCCCCGAGCCCGAGTCGGAGGAGTCCCCCGCCGAGGCTCTCCCCGCGGACCGGTTCCTGGACCGGGAGATCTCCTGGCTGGCCTTCAACCAGCGGGTGCTCGAGCTCGCCGAGGACCCCGACCTGCCGGTGCTCGACCGGGCCAAGTTCCTCGCCATCTTCGCCAGCAACCTCGACGAGTTCTTCATGGTCCGCGTCGCCGGCCTCAAGCGCCGGATCGCGACCGGGATCGCCGTCCGGGCCGCCAGCGGGCTGACCCCCCGGGAGGTGCTCGAGGCCATCCTCGAGCGCAGCCACAAGCTGATGCTGCGGCAGGCCGAGGACTTCCGGCGCGAGGTGCTGCCGGAGCTGGCCGACAAGGGCATCGAGATCCTGCGCTGGGACGGCCTCACCGAGCTCGAGCGCTCCGAGGTCTCCGTGCTCTTCCGCGAGCGGGTGTTCCCGGTGCTCACGCCGCTGGCCGTGGATCCGTCCCACCCGTTCCCGTACATCAGCGGGCTGTCGCTGAACCTGGCCGTCGTGGTGCGCAACCCGGCCACCGGGACCGAGCTGTTCGCACGGGTCAAGGTCCCCCCGCTGCTCGACCGGTTCATCCACCTCGGGCACGAGCGATTCGTCCCCCTCGAGGACGTGATCGCCGCCCACCTCGGCGAGCTGTTCCCGGGCATGGAGGTGCTGCAGCACCACACCTTCCGGGTGACCCGCAACGAGGACCTCGAGGTCGAGGAGGACGACGCGGAGAACCTGCTCAAGGCGCTGGAGCGGGAGCTCACCCGCCGCCGGTTCGGCCCGCCGGTGCGGCTGGAGGTCGAGCAGTCGATCGACCCGTACGTGCTGGACCTGCTGGTCAGCGAGCTCGGTGTCTCGGAGCAGGAGGTCTTCCGGCTGCCCGGGCCGCTGGACCTGACCGGCCTGTGGGGCATCTACGCGCTGGACCGGCCGGACCTCAAGCAGACCCCGTTCGTGCCCAAGACCAGCCGGGAGCTGTCCGAGGTCGAGACCGCGTCGCCCCCGGACGTGCTGGACGTGATGCGTCAGCGGGACGTCCTCGTGCACCATCCGTACGACTCGTTCTCCACCAGCGTGCAGCGCTTCCTGGAGCAGGCCGCCGCGGACCCGCACGTGCTGGCGATCAAGCAGACGCTCTACCGCACCAGCGGCGACTCCCCCATCGTCGACGCGCTCATCGACGCGGCCGAGGCCGGCAAGCAGGTGCTCGCGCTGGTCGAGATCAAGGCCCGGTTCGACGAGCAGGCCAACATCTCCTGGGGCCGCAAGCTGGAGCAGGCGGGCGTCCACGTCGTCTACGGCCTGGTCGGGCTGAAGACCCACTGCAAGCTGTCGATGGTCGTGCGCGACGACGGCGACGTGCTGCGCCGCTACTGCCACCTCGGCACCGGCAACTACCACCCCAAGACGGCCCGGCTGTACGAGGACTACGGGCTGCTCACCACCGACCCGGTCGTCGGGGAGGACGTGGCCCGGCTGTTCAACGTGCTGTCGGGCTACTCGATGAGCACCGAGTACGACCGGCTGCTGGTGGCGCCGCACTCGATCCGGATCGGGCTGGTGGAGCGGATCGAGCGCGAGATCGAGCACCACCGTGCCGGGCGCCCCGCGCGGATCCGCTTCAAGTGCAACTCGATCGTGGACGAGCGCATCACCGACGCGCTCTACCGCGCCTCCCAGGCCGGGGTGCCGGTCGACATCTGGGTGCGCGGCATCTGTGCGGTCCGGCCGGGCGTGCCGGGGCTCAGCGACAACATCCGGGTGACCAGCATCCTCGGTCGCTTCCTGGAGCACTCGCGTGCCTACGAGTTCCTCAACGGCGGCGACCCGGAGGTGTGGATCGGCTCGGCGGACCTCATGCACCGCAACCTGGACCGCCGGGTCGAGACCCTGGTGTCCCTGGGGGCTCCGGAGCACATCGAGGAGATCTCGAACCTGTTCGACTTCGCGCTGGACCCCCGCACCGCGTCCTGGCACCTCAGCGCCGACGGGAGCTGGGAGCGCCGGCTGCGCGACCAGGAGGGTGAGCCGCTGGTCGACTACCAGGAGACACTGATCCGGCTCAAGCAGGTGCGGGGGAAGCACAAGTGA